In Nitratireductor basaltis, the following are encoded in one genomic region:
- a CDS encoding aspartate aminotransferase family protein: MTYQNFSLKQLQDIDAAHHLHPFTDHKDLRDAGTRIVTHAKGAFVYDTEDNEILDGMAGLWCVNIGYGRDELAEVAYEQMKELPYYNSFFRCSTPAPVLLAQKLAQLAPDNVNQVFYGSSGSESNDTALRLVRHYWALEGKPEKNVIISRKQAYHGSTVAGTSLGGMEAMHGQLGGAVPNIEHVMPPYAFELKEEGESDHDFGVRAAKAVEDAILAAGPEKVAAFIGEPVMGAGGVKIPPESYWPEIDRICKKYDVLLMLDEVITGYGRTGEWFAAQRLGLKPDTITTAKALTSGYQPLSALLVGDRIANTLVEKGGEFFHGYTYSGHPVACAVALKNIEIIEKEGLVERVREETGPYFANALSEKIAPHALVGEVRSFGLMGAIEIVKDKGTRERFAGGGAAGVAVRDAAISENLMLRAVGDTMILSPPLIWTRETIDMCCERILKALDKAQEKLS; the protein is encoded by the coding sequence ATGACTTATCAGAACTTTTCCCTGAAGCAGCTTCAGGATATTGATGCCGCGCATCACCTTCATCCCTTTACCGATCACAAGGACCTGCGTGACGCGGGAACACGGATCGTCACGCATGCCAAGGGCGCCTTCGTCTATGACACCGAAGACAACGAGATCCTCGATGGCATGGCGGGCCTGTGGTGCGTGAATATCGGCTATGGCCGCGACGAGCTTGCCGAGGTCGCCTATGAGCAGATGAAGGAATTGCCTTACTACAATTCCTTCTTCCGCTGCTCCACGCCGGCGCCCGTACTGCTTGCTCAGAAGCTGGCCCAGCTTGCACCCGACAATGTGAACCAGGTCTTCTACGGTTCATCCGGGTCCGAGAGCAATGATACCGCGCTGCGCCTCGTACGCCACTACTGGGCGCTTGAGGGCAAGCCTGAAAAGAACGTGATCATTTCGCGCAAGCAGGCCTATCACGGTTCTACGGTCGCAGGCACGTCGCTTGGCGGCATGGAGGCCATGCATGGACAGCTTGGCGGTGCGGTGCCGAATATCGAGCATGTGATGCCGCCCTATGCCTTCGAGCTGAAAGAAGAGGGCGAGAGCGATCACGATTTCGGGGTCCGCGCGGCAAAGGCTGTCGAAGATGCCATTCTGGCGGCCGGGCCTGAGAAGGTTGCAGCATTCATCGGCGAACCGGTCATGGGGGCCGGTGGCGTGAAAATCCCGCCGGAAAGCTATTGGCCGGAGATCGACCGCATCTGCAAGAAATACGACGTTCTTCTCATGCTGGACGAGGTGATCACCGGCTATGGGCGCACCGGCGAGTGGTTCGCGGCGCAGCGGCTGGGCCTCAAGCCCGACACGATCACCACCGCGAAGGCTCTGACCTCGGGCTATCAGCCGCTTTCGGCACTTCTGGTCGGGGACCGCATTGCAAATACGCTTGTGGAAAAGGGTGGTGAATTCTTCCACGGATACACCTATTCCGGACATCCGGTGGCTTGTGCGGTGGCTCTGAAGAATATCGAGATCATCGAGAAGGAAGGTCTGGTCGAGCGGGTGCGCGAGGAAACCGGACCATATTTCGCGAATGCGCTTTCCGAGAAGATAGCGCCCCATGCACTTGTTGGAGAGGTCCGCAGCTTCGGGCTGATGGGCGCCATCGAGATCGTGAAGGACAAGGGCACGCGTGAGCGTTTTGCGGGTGGCGGTGCGGCAGGTGTCGCCGTGCGCGATGCTGCCATCTCGGAGAATCTGATGCTGCGCGCTGTTGGCGATACGATGATCCTGTCACCGCCGCTCATCTGGACGCGGGAGACCATCGACATGTGCTGCGAACGCATCTTGAAGGCGCTCGACAAGGCGCAGGAAAAGCTGAGCTAG
- a CDS encoding isobutyryl-CoA dehydrogenase: MDAAVDAMGEQFALNADQRAIQDMTRSFAAERVAPFALEWDQTAHFPIDVIKETGPLGFGGIYVRDDVGGSALGRLDAVLIFEALSAACPGFSSFISIHNMAAWMIDSFGNEEQRQRFLPKLTSMEWLASYCLTEPGSGSDAAALSTRAVRDGDEYVLNGSKQFISGAGSTDLYVTMVRTGEDGPKGVSTLIIPKDAPGLSFGPAEKKMGWHMQPTRQVIFEDCRVPAENLLSDEGRGFSIAMAGLDGGRLNIAACSLGGAQAAIDKALEYTGERKAFGQPINRFQGLQFKLADMETNLNACRMMLYTAASRLDAKAHDASKWSAMAKRFVTDTCFDIANDALQLHGGYGYLHEYGMEKLVRDLRVHQILEGTNEIMRVIIARHMIGR; encoded by the coding sequence CAGTTCGCGCTGAACGCGGATCAGCGTGCCATCCAGGACATGACCCGCAGTTTTGCGGCCGAGCGTGTTGCACCCTTCGCGCTGGAGTGGGACCAGACGGCGCATTTTCCCATTGATGTCATCAAGGAAACGGGCCCGCTCGGCTTCGGGGGCATCTATGTGCGCGATGATGTTGGCGGCTCCGCTCTCGGTCGGCTCGATGCCGTGCTGATCTTCGAAGCCTTGTCTGCCGCTTGCCCCGGCTTCTCCTCATTCATCTCCATCCACAACATGGCAGCATGGATGATCGACAGTTTTGGCAATGAGGAGCAGCGCCAGCGCTTCCTGCCGAAACTGACATCGATGGAATGGCTGGCAAGCTACTGTCTGACGGAGCCAGGCTCAGGCTCCGACGCCGCAGCGCTTTCCACGCGCGCCGTGCGCGACGGCGATGAATATGTGCTCAATGGTTCGAAACAGTTCATTTCTGGCGCGGGTTCGACCGATCTCTATGTCACCATGGTCAGGACCGGTGAAGACGGTCCCAAGGGCGTTTCGACCCTGATCATCCCAAAAGATGCACCGGGCCTGTCTTTCGGGCCTGCGGAAAAGAAGATGGGCTGGCACATGCAGCCGACCCGTCAGGTCATTTTCGAGGACTGCCGCGTTCCGGCGGAAAACCTGCTTTCCGACGAAGGGCGCGGCTTTTCCATCGCGATGGCCGGTCTTGACGGTGGTAGGCTCAACATTGCCGCCTGCTCTCTCGGCGGCGCTCAAGCTGCAATCGACAAGGCTCTGGAATATACGGGCGAACGCAAGGCTTTCGGCCAACCGATAAACCGCTTCCAGGGCCTCCAGTTCAAGTTGGCCGACATGGAAACCAACCTCAATGCGTGCCGGATGATGCTCTACACGGCCGCAAGCAGGCTGGATGCGAAGGCCCATGACGCCTCCAAGTGGTCCGCAATGGCCAAGCGCTTCGTCACCGATACCTGCTTCGACATCGCCAATGATGCGCTGCAGCTTCACGGCGGCTACGGCTATTTGCACGAATACGGCATGGAGAAACTGGTGCGCGATCTGCGTGTCCACCAGATCCTCGAAGGCACGAACGAGATAATGCGGGTTATCATCGCGCGCCACATGATCGGCCGCTGA
- the mmsB gene encoding 3-hydroxyisobutyrate dehydrogenase produces the protein MTVVAFIGLGNMGGPMAANLVKAGHEVRGFDLVAENLKRAEANGVMAAASAADAIEGAACIITMLPAGKHVLSVYEELSKKADVGTLFIDSSTIDVQSARKAHELAEASGHLSIDAPVSGGVGGAEAGTLTFMAGGTTDAFGKAEPLLQPMAGKIVHCGDAGAGQAAKICNNMILGISMIGVGEAFVLAEKLGLSHQALFDVASTSSGQCWSLTTYCPVPGPVPNSPANRDYKPGFAASLMLKDLRLAQQAAQEAGAATPLGAEAAQLYSLFEALGNGGKDFSGIIEFLRGKTNR, from the coding sequence ATGACGGTTGTCGCATTCATTGGCCTTGGCAATATGGGCGGACCCATGGCGGCCAATCTCGTCAAGGCGGGACATGAAGTCCGCGGATTTGACCTGGTGGCGGAGAATCTGAAGCGTGCTGAAGCCAATGGCGTGATGGCCGCGGCAAGTGCTGCCGATGCCATCGAGGGTGCCGCCTGCATCATAACCATGCTGCCGGCTGGCAAGCATGTGCTGTCGGTTTACGAGGAACTGAGCAAAAAGGCAGATGTCGGAACTCTCTTCATCGATTCCTCCACGATCGATGTCCAGTCGGCGCGCAAGGCACATGAATTGGCAGAGGCCAGCGGCCACCTCTCCATAGATGCACCGGTCTCCGGTGGCGTGGGTGGCGCAGAGGCCGGGACACTCACCTTCATGGCCGGCGGAACGACCGATGCATTCGGGAAGGCAGAACCACTGCTTCAGCCCATGGCCGGAAAGATCGTTCACTGCGGCGATGCCGGTGCCGGTCAGGCGGCCAAGATCTGCAACAACATGATCCTGGGGATTTCGATGATCGGCGTTGGCGAGGCATTTGTGCTTGCCGAAAAGCTCGGTCTCTCGCACCAGGCTTTGTTCGACGTTGCCTCGACGTCATCGGGACAGTGCTGGTCGTTGACGACCTATTGCCCGGTGCCAGGCCCCGTTCCCAACTCCCCGGCAAATCGCGATTACAAGCCGGGTTTCGCCGCCAGTCTGATGCTCAAGGATCTGCGCCTTGCCCAACAGGCCGCTCAGGAGGCAGGCGCCGCAACCCCGCTTGGAGCGGAAGCAGCACAACTTTACAGTCTGTTTGAAGCCTTGGGGAATGGCGGAAAAGACTTCTCCGGCATCATCGAATTTCTGCGTGGCAAGACCAACCGGTAG